In Plasmodium knowlesi strain H genome assembly, chromosome: 7, one DNA window encodes the following:
- a CDS encoding zinc finger protein, putative produces the protein MLYKTQLCSFYAKGICARGNKCSWAHGELDVRPMPKFYKTRMCYTFLSGSYCEASKCTFAHTEEELRGSGKALRLCTKYFLDGYCAKADKCPMAHNINQLDPSVKFSSTELMNRMYNDEVDDEGEEPNFYQRKSNKKRDESGSNKGDNCSANINGGDPHKVRNNIYNVKDKEDISPDDNRNRYAVISHLEQVEKDAQCFHRNTFNFLKNHGKKTYSEYLLGESGEIERDAQKSRGAKGNSFSNMNFTPNGGFDQNEDVAKARESVSYREFTYDANSFGREGEGVPAKYFAYRLNGVGAMNGDHLGKANISSENQENGFSPTENVFLPSRDDFVCNFGTMNKLDKGNVHSSMGSNMGSNMGSNIIHNMNSNLKIDMLNGMERYKNLNLQAENYFFNNIKKKEYPENSLFDSNTTTYEQVKNGSNFYSDNMAYLNRTKENIDNCDDLGLRFNYNGCPAVQEDVGHGSGFHDVANSHNVNDAGDSICFSQEDSFNRFRLETLIQNMDNLSIAKKQMPTCPLMEEINGEGASDDQPKELKDTKEGEMTSEGDIYTGENINSEYNHSHEDYPEDNKAVLIKSKDLHSEGEQMYKGASLSKNIANNEFKKLILSDKNTNHGKEENGYYGKCHSGVGVSATNGANGFVGGGRYADLTSNELTNLCNPKNVQTKMTNLYSHQNNGAPNNSLGNVSSAHDQRKDAHYKLSNLYRKLNSQKNMTGVKTSQKESSNCNLPDVFNDQHYASANVFPSQGGVGEKTENYDTQAKKNFFNYINNFIEGGTTASRPIKMDKDRVIENEIGARVTVDSMFLTNGSEIPRGSCDSRDSLGKDTLMKNILMGKTNMYCSPNSNGVNEDEEGIKNRSSYNSRERNITKGDSEGELSRTEDLQKMIMNGYSNGIGSYNMGDFFFLKNDGDHLNGLTHPHGENIPQGITDSFADNMNLVDMAEVNYGSMSPSKVGFTRRTQEKNVGAEGGLLNGGSHNGGCGRGTQGENQNQGYRNDNCHAEHPHVGMYSYANHLMETHTSNSPLNQHIDSYEKAYKSDESFTNYVHNSGREVAKNNLVMKNGRRGENDENFSDGSIQDIKKNTRSYNPLTYRFSGLCECLARGEEELENAEEYEEVDEEKSSEEEKVVKEEREE, from the exons at GCTTTACAAAACACAACTCTGCTCCTTCTACGCGAAGGGAATTTGCGCTAGAGGAAATAAGTGCAGCTGGGCTCATGGTGAGTTGGACGTTAGACCCATGCCAAAATTTTACAAG ACAAGAATGTGCTATACATTTCTATCAGGAAGTTATTGCGAAGCGTCCAAGTGTACATTTGCACACACAGAGGAAGAACTGCGAGGATCTGGAAAGGCCCTTCGATTATGCACCAAGTACTTTTTGGATg GATACTGCGCCAAAGCAGACAAATGTCCAATGGCCCACAACATAAACCAACTGGACCCCTCCGTGAAGTTCTCTAGTACTGAATTAATGAACAGAATGTACAATGATGAAGTGGACGATGAAGGAGAGGAGCCCAATTTTTACCAACGGAAATCGAATAAGAAGAGGGACGAAAGTGGAAGCAACAAGGGAGACAATTGCAGTGCTAACATTAACGGAGGAGATCCCCACAAAGTGCGAAACAATATATACAACGTGAAGGACAAGGAGGATATTTCCCCTGATGACAATAGAAATCGTTATGCAGTAATAAGCCATTTAGAACAAGTGGAAAAGGATGCACAGTGTTTCCACAGAAacacttttaattttttaaaaaatcacGGGAAGAAGACGTACAGTGAGTATCTGCTCGGGGAGAGTGGGGAGATCG AGAGAGATGCCCAAAAAAGCAGAGGCGCGAAGGGAAACAGCTTTTCCAATATGAATTTTACCCCCAATGGAGGGTTCGATCAGAATGAAGATGTTGCAAAAGCCAGAGAGAGCGTATCATACAGAGAGTTCACCTATGATGCTAATAGTTTTGGACGTGAAGGTGAAGGTGTGCCCGCGAAGTACTTTGCATATAGACTGAACGGCGTGGGCGCGATGAACGGAGACCACCTAGGCAAAGCAAATATATCCAGTGAGAACCAGGAAAATGGATTTTCCCCCACAGAAAATGTGTTCCTCCCTAGTAGGGATGattttgtttgcaatttTGGGACCATGAACAAGTTGGATAAAGGAAATGTGCACTCGAGCATGGGATCAAACATGGGATCAAACATGGGCTCAAATATCATCCACAACATGAACTCCAATTTGAAAATTGACATGCTGAACGGAATGGAGAGATATAAGAATCTGAACTTACAGGCAGAAAACTATTTTTTCaacaatataaaaaagaaggagtatCCGGAGAATTCCCTTTTCGACTCCAATACGACTACATATGAACAGGTGAAGAATGGATCAAATTTCTACAGCGACAATATGGCGTATTTGAATAGGACTAAGGAGAATATAGACAACTGTGATGATCTAGGATTGCGTTTTAACTACAACGGTTGCCCTGCCGTTCAGGAGGATGTTGGTCATGGGAGCGGATTTCACGATGTGGCCAATTCACATAACGTGAATGATGCCGGTGATTCGATCTGCTTCAGCCAGGAAGACAGCTTTAACCGTTTCAGGCTTGAGACCCTGATCCAGAATATGGACAACCTGAGTATTGCCAAGAAGCAGATGCCCACGTGCCCTCTaatggaagaaataaatgggGAAGGAGCCTCTGACGATCAGCCGAAGGAACTAAAAGACACCAAGGAGGGAGAAATGACTTCCGAAGGAGATATCTACACCGGGGAAAATATCAACTCGGAGTATAACCATTCGCATGAGGACTACCCCGAGGACAACAAAGCGGTCCTAATAAAATCGAAGGATCTTCACTCTGAGGGAGAGCAAATGTACAAAGGCGCCTCCTTATCGAAAAATATAGCAAAtaatgaatttaaaaaacttaTTTTAAGTGACAAAAACACCAACcatggaaaagaagaaaatggctACTATGGGAAATGCCACAGCGGAGTTGGGGTAAGTGCGACAAATGGAGCAAATGGATTTGTTGGGGGAGGCAGGTATGCCGACTTGACTTCGAATGAACTAACCAACCTCTGCAACCCGAAGAACGTCCAAACGAAGATGACCAATTTGTACAGTCATCAGAATAATGGAGCCCCAAACAATAGCCTCGGAAATGTTAGCAGCGCCCACGACCAAAGGAAGGACGCCCACTACAAGTTAAGTAACCTTTATAGAAAACTAAATTCGCAGAAGAACATGACCGGAGTGAAGACTTCACAAAAGGAAAGTAGCAACTGCAACTTGCCCGATGTGTTTAATGACCAACACTACGCCAGTGCAAATGTGTTTCCTTCACAAGGAGgagttggagaaaaaactgaaaattATGATACTCAGGcaaagaagaatttttttaactacaTAAATAACTTCATAGAGGGAGGTACGACTGCAAGTAGACcaataaaaatggacaaggACAGAGTCATCGAAAACGAGATAGGTGCCCGTGTGACTGTAGATAGTATGTTCCTAACAAATGGAAGTGAAATCCCGCGTGGAAGTTGTGATAGTCGTGATAGTCTCGGTAAGGACACACTGATGAAGAACATTCTGATGGGCAAGACAAACATGTACTGCAGCCCCAATTCCAATGGCGTcaatgaagatgaagaaggcataaaaaatagaagcaGTTACAATTcaagggaaaggaatatCACGAAGGGTGATTCAGAAGGGGAACTGAGCCGAACGGAGGATctacaaaaaatgataatgaaCGGATATTCCAATGGTATTGGTAGCTATAACATGggtgacttttttttcttgaaaaatgATGGAGACCACCTAAATGGCTTGACTCATCCTCATGGGGAAAATATTCCACAGGGTATAACGGACAGTTTTGCAGATAACATGAATTTGGTTGATATGGCTGAGGTGAACTACGGTAGTATGAGTCCCTCCAAGGTGGGGTTCACTAGGCgaacacaagaaaaaaacgtgGGTGCAGAAGGTGGCTTGCTGAATGGGGGAAGCCATAATGGAGGGTGCGGACGAGGGACCCAAGGAGAGAACCAAAATCAAGGCTATCGCAATGATAATTGTCATGCGGAACACCCACATGTAGGCATGTACAGCTACGCCAACCATCTGATGGAAACACACACAAGCAACTCACCCCTGAACCAACACATAGATTCATACGAAAAGGCCTACAAGAGTGATGAGAGCTTCACCAACTATGTGCACAACAGTGGTAGGGAAGTGGCAAAAAACAATTTAGTGATGAAAAATGGGAGACGAGGAGAGAATGATGAGAACTTTTCAGACGGCAGTATCCaggatattaaaaaaaatacacgcaGTTACAACCCCCTGACGTATAGGTTCAGCGGGCTCTGCGAATGCTTAGCCAgaggggaggaagaattgGAGAACGCAGAGGAATATGAAGAAGTGGACGAGGAGAAAAGTtctgaggaggaaaaagtggTGAAAGAGGAGCGGGAGGAGTAG
- a CDS encoding fumarate hydratase, putative, producing MRNFTRILLCRSPSGKCLSKSAHLGGNHPFRFKKAHIKTLHNFLDVLEFEEGKEDDTEYRRIDELSKYIEVVKIKDSPINESKYYGYNFENEDNFFHPNGELKNLPEQVRQNEVERIKEYIHIPPFVLTKLCEYAFREILFFLNKKHLKQLSNILKDGESSKNDKYVAMTLIKNAVISAEQNLPGCQDTGTAIILGKKDEEILTTYEHKYLNLGVYNAYRNNNFRYSQLSPLSMFSEENTKNNLPCQIEIYSSVRGAKAHGVKTPPGVQLSASSTAPIDSSPKYELIFIAKGGGSANKTFLFQQTKSILNEDKLYDFLLEKIKEIGTSACPPYHLAVVIGGLSAEMNLKVVKLASCRYLDNLKKEGGGYGKAFRDTKSEEIILEKAQALGIGAQFGGKYFVHDVRVIRLPRHSASCPIGIGVSCSADRQIKCLINREGVFMEALEHDPIKYLPEITYNDLKQIGGVATRTGGDDHAKNETGEGLPGEGGVPINLNQPMESILKCLSEHPVSTLLLLSGKLIVARDTAHKRIVDDFVMRGIPIPEYFKKFPIYYAGPAKTPDNYASGSFGPTTAGRMDAYAEVLMKNGASLISLAKGNRSSVVRSACKKYHGFYLGSIGGPGAILAKKNIKKVEVIDFAELGMEAVHLIDVVDFPAFIVIDDKGNDFYNKWIPL from the coding sequence ATGCGTAACTTTACGAGGATCCTGCTTTGCCGCTCCCCTTCCGGGAAATGCCTGAGCAAAAGCGCCCACCTCGGGGGAAATCACCCATTCCGCTTTAAAAAGGCACACATAAAAACACTGCATAATTTCCTGGATGTCCTAGAATTCgaagaggggaaggaagacgATACGGAGTACAGACGAATCGATGAGCTAAGCAAATACATTGAAGTTGTCAAAATTAAGGACAGCCCAATTAACGAAAGTAAGTATTATGGATACAATTtcgaaaatgaagataatttttttcatcccaaTGGAGAATTGAAAAActtacctgaacaggtcaggcaaAATGAAGTAGAACGAATAAAGGAGTACATACATATTCCCCCATTCGTTTTAACGAAATTATGCGAATATGCATTTAGGgaaattctattttttctaaataaaaaacatttgAAGCAATTGAGCAATATATTGAAGGATGGAGAGTCCAGCAAGAACGACAAGTATGTCGCCATGactttaattaaaaatgcaGTGATCAGCGCTGAGCAGAACTTGCCTGGGTGTCAGGACACGGGGACAGCTATCATTTTGGGGAAAAAGGACGAGGAAATATTAACCACTTACGAGCACAAGTATTTGAACTTAGGCGTTTACAATGCCTATCGGAATAATAATTTTCGGTACAGCCAGCTGTCTCCTCTCAGTATGTTCAGCgaggaaaatacaaaaaacaACTTGCCTTGCCAGATCGAGATTTACAGCTCCGTGCGCGGGGCGAAGGCACATGGTGTGAAGACACCACCGGGGGTGCAGTTGTCTGCCTCGTCTACTGCTCCCATCGATTCATCCCCCAAGTACGAACTGATATTCATCGCCAAGGGCGGCGGGAGCGCAAACAAAACCTTCCTCTTCCAACAAACCAAGAGCATCCTGAATGAAGACAAGCTTTACGATTTTCTCCTcgagaaaattaaagaaatcGGAACCTCCGCATGCCCCCCATATCATTTGGCAGTAGTCATTGGAGGGCTTTCTGCAGAGATGAATTTGAAAGTGGTTAAATTAGCATCTTGCAGATATTTGGATAATTTGAagaaggaggggggaggaTATGGAAAGGCATTCCGAGACACCAAGAgtgaggagattattttggaGAAGGCACAGGCGCTAGGTATAGGTGCTCAATTTGGGGGGAAGTACTTTGTGCATGATGTGAGAGTGATCCGTCTACCAAGACATTCCGCTTCTTGTCCCATTGGCATTGGTGTTTCTTGCTCAGCTGACAGACAAATAAAATGCTTGATTAATCGAGAAGGGGTATTCATGGAGGCTCTGGAACACGATCCCATTAAATACCTCCCAGAAATTACTTACAATGATTTGAAGCAGATCGGAGGGGTTGCCACGCGCACTGGGGGCGATGATCACGCAAAAAACGAAACAGGGGAAGGCCTACCTGGGGAAGGAGGCGTACCCATCAACCTTAATCAGCCCATGGAAAGCATCCTCAAATGTCTATCCGAACATCCCGTGTCTACGCTGCTGCTCCTATCTGGCAAGTTAATAGTCGCCAGGGACACAGCTCATAAAAGAATAGTGGATGACTTTGTCATGCGCGGAATACCCATCCCAgagtattttaaaaagtttcCAATTTATTATGCAGGCCCAGCCAAAACTCCGGATAACTATGCCAGTGGATCATTTGGACCTACCACAGCTGGTCGTATGGACGCCTATGCTGAAGTGCTTATGAAAAATGGGGCTTCCTTAATTTCACTGGCCAAAGGGAATAGGTCGTCCGTTGTACGGAGCGCATGTAAAAAGTACCATGGGTTCTACTTAGGTAGTATAGGTGGCCCTGGTGCCATTTTggcgaagaaaaatataaagaaagtAGAGGTGATTGACTTTGCAGAGCTCGGAATGGAGGCTGTGCACCTCATCGACGTGGTCGACTTCCCCGCCTTCATCGTCATAGACGACAAGGGAAACGATTTTTACAACAAGTGGATTCCCCTGTAA